Proteins from one Gemmatimonadales bacterium genomic window:
- a CDS encoding response regulator: MSTRRVLLVEDDENDALLTTRALQRAGIELTVDLARDGVEALEYLLPVADASSAARPLPAVVLLDLKLPRVGGLEVLERLRADPRTKLLPIVILTSSTHPRDLASGYGLGCNSYVRKPVDAARFDSIIRQLAMYWVDINQRAEALR, encoded by the coding sequence ATGAGCACGAGGCGGGTGCTGTTGGTGGAGGACGACGAAAACGACGCGCTGCTCACCACCCGTGCGTTGCAGCGGGCCGGCATCGAGCTCACCGTGGACCTCGCCCGGGATGGCGTGGAGGCGCTCGAGTACCTGCTGCCCGTGGCCGATGCATCGTCCGCCGCGCGGCCACTGCCGGCCGTCGTGCTGCTCGATCTCAAGCTTCCGCGCGTGGGCGGCCTCGAGGTGCTGGAGCGCTTGCGCGCCGACCCGCGGACCAAGCTCCTGCCGATCGTGATCCTCACGTCCTCCACCCATCCCCGCGACCTGGCCTCCGGCTACGGGCTCGGATGCAACAGCTACGTACGCAAGCCGGTGGATGCGGCGCGATTCGACAGCATCATCCGGCAGCTCGCGATGTACTGGGTGGATATCAACCAGCGAGCGGAGGCGTTGCGATAG